A stretch of Synechococcus sp. MIT S9220 DNA encodes these proteins:
- a CDS encoding RNA helicase, whose product MADQDNQPSEPVQGGSPDPSQLFPFPLDDFQLEAIDALNQGHSVVVSAPTGSGKTLIGEYAIHRAMAHGQKVFYTTPLKALSNQKLRDFREQFGAENVGLMTGDLSVNRDASIVVMTTEIFRNMLYAEADEHDDPLADVEAVVLDECHYMNDSQRGTVWEESIIHSPPPVQLVALSATVANAGQLTDWIEKVHGPTTLVLSDFRPVPLHFGFCSAKGLHPLLNEQGTGLHPNCKVWRAPKGHKRKGRSPRPPQPEPPPISFVVAQMAERDMLPAIYFIFSRRGCDKAVRDLGVQCLVTEAEQARIRERLNAYTSANPEAVRDGIHADALLRGIAAHHAGVLPAWKELIEELFQQGLVKVVFATETLAAGINMPARTTVIASLSKRTERGHRPLMASEFLQMAGRAGRRGLDSQGYVVTVQSRFEGVREAGQLATSPPDPLVSQFTPSYGMVLNLLQRHDLAKARELVERSFGRYLASLDLVEEEEILEQLRLQLGQLQGSAGDVPWEDFEDYEKRRGRLREERRLMRILQQQAEETLAHELTLALQFASVGTLVSLKAPQLRGGVTPAVIVEKCEGPGQFPLLLCLTIDNVWLMLPCQAVVSLHAELSCLQVDGVLAPELGRSGELRHGDQSSGGLALAVGHMAQRHDMTTPQYDLAGEVLSQAQTVQTLEADLEAHPAHRWGDRKQLKKHRRRMEDLELEIAERQQLLHHRANRHWETFLALMEILQHFAALDELEPTEIGRTVAALRGDNELWLGLALMSGHLDDLPPSELAAVFEAISTEVNRPDLWSGFPAPPLAEEALHDLSGLRRELLRAQERHQVVVPAWWEPELMGLVAAWASGTAWNDLIANTSLDEGDVVRIMRRTVDLLAQVPYCEAISEQLRGHARQALKAINRFPVAEADDLQKAAAAESEGLNPATERAA is encoded by the coding sequence ATGGCGGATCAAGACAACCAGCCTTCAGAGCCCGTGCAGGGAGGGTCGCCGGATCCGTCGCAGTTGTTTCCTTTTCCGCTGGATGACTTTCAGCTGGAGGCGATCGACGCTCTGAACCAAGGCCATTCCGTGGTGGTCAGTGCGCCCACAGGATCTGGAAAAACCTTGATCGGTGAGTACGCCATCCATCGCGCCATGGCACATGGCCAGAAAGTTTTTTACACCACACCACTGAAAGCTCTCTCCAACCAGAAGCTGCGCGATTTCCGAGAGCAATTCGGTGCGGAGAACGTGGGCCTGATGACCGGTGATCTGAGCGTTAACAGGGATGCCTCAATCGTGGTGATGACCACGGAGATCTTCCGGAACATGCTCTATGCCGAGGCGGACGAGCATGACGATCCACTCGCCGATGTGGAGGCCGTGGTGCTGGATGAGTGCCACTACATGAATGACTCTCAGCGCGGCACCGTTTGGGAGGAATCAATCATTCACTCACCGCCGCCTGTCCAGCTCGTGGCGCTCTCGGCCACGGTGGCCAATGCCGGGCAGCTCACTGATTGGATCGAAAAGGTGCACGGTCCCACCACGCTTGTGCTGAGTGACTTTCGGCCTGTGCCATTGCATTTCGGTTTCTGCAGTGCCAAGGGGCTGCACCCGTTGCTCAATGAGCAGGGCACAGGCCTTCATCCCAACTGCAAGGTCTGGCGAGCTCCCAAGGGACACAAGCGCAAGGGCCGTTCCCCCAGGCCTCCGCAGCCCGAACCGCCACCGATCAGCTTTGTGGTGGCCCAGATGGCCGAGCGCGACATGTTGCCAGCCATCTACTTCATCTTCAGTCGTCGTGGTTGCGATAAGGCCGTTCGCGACCTGGGGGTGCAGTGCTTGGTGACCGAGGCGGAGCAGGCCCGAATCCGTGAGCGTCTCAACGCCTACACCTCAGCCAATCCTGAAGCTGTTCGCGATGGCATTCACGCTGATGCCCTGCTGCGTGGCATCGCTGCGCACCATGCAGGAGTCCTCCCGGCCTGGAAGGAGCTGATTGAGGAGTTGTTCCAGCAAGGTCTGGTGAAGGTGGTTTTTGCCACAGAAACACTGGCGGCGGGCATCAATATGCCCGCGCGCACCACAGTGATTGCGTCACTGTCCAAACGCACAGAGCGTGGCCATCGCCCCTTGATGGCCAGTGAGTTTTTGCAGATGGCTGGTCGAGCAGGACGGCGTGGACTCGACTCCCAGGGCTATGTGGTCACGGTGCAGAGCCGTTTTGAAGGAGTGCGCGAAGCCGGTCAGCTGGCAACGAGTCCTCCAGATCCGCTGGTGAGCCAGTTCACCCCCAGTTATGGGATGGTCCTCAACCTGCTGCAGCGCCATGATCTGGCCAAGGCGCGCGAGCTGGTGGAACGCAGCTTCGGCCGCTACCTGGCCAGCCTGGACTTGGTCGAGGAGGAGGAGATCCTTGAGCAGTTGCGTCTGCAGCTTGGGCAGTTGCAGGGGTCGGCGGGTGATGTGCCGTGGGAAGACTTCGAGGACTACGAAAAACGGCGTGGGCGCCTGCGCGAAGAGCGCCGACTGATGCGCATCCTTCAGCAACAGGCCGAGGAAACCCTGGCGCATGAGCTCACGCTGGCTCTGCAGTTTGCGAGCGTCGGAACGCTGGTCAGCCTGAAGGCCCCGCAACTGCGTGGTGGCGTGACTCCGGCGGTGATCGTGGAGAAGTGCGAGGGACCAGGACAGTTCCCGCTGCTGCTCTGCCTCACCATCGACAACGTTTGGTTGATGTTGCCCTGTCAGGCGGTGGTGAGCCTGCATGCGGAGCTGAGCTGTCTGCAAGTGGATGGCGTCTTAGCTCCAGAACTCGGTCGTTCCGGTGAGCTCCGCCATGGGGATCAGAGCAGCGGTGGTTTGGCTCTGGCAGTGGGGCATATGGCTCAGCGCCATGACATGACGACCCCTCAGTACGACCTGGCAGGAGAAGTGCTCTCCCAGGCGCAGACGGTGCAGACCCTTGAAGCCGATCTCGAAGCTCACCCCGCCCATCGCTGGGGAGATCGCAAGCAACTTAAGAAGCACCGCCGGCGCATGGAGGACTTGGAGCTGGAGATCGCCGAGCGGCAGCAACTGCTTCACCATCGCGCCAACCGTCACTGGGAGACCTTTCTCGCTCTGATGGAGATCCTTCAGCACTTCGCAGCTCTTGATGAGCTCGAACCCACGGAGATCGGTCGCACCGTGGCGGCTCTCCGTGGCGACAACGAACTCTGGCTTGGTCTGGCCCTGATGAGCGGTCACCTTGATGATCTGCCGCCGTCAGAGCTGGCCGCCGTGTTTGAAGCGATCAGCACGGAGGTGAACCGTCCGGACCTCTGGAGCGGATTCCCAGCGCCACCCCTTGCCGAGGAGGCACTGCACGACCTCTCCGGTCTGCGCCGTGAGTTGCTGCGCGCACAGGAACGTCATCAGGTTGTTGTCCCGGCCTGGTGGGAGCCCGAGCTGATGGGACTGGTGGCGGCATGGGCCAGTGGCACGGCCTGGAATGACCTGATTGCCAACACCTCTCTGGATGAAGGTGATGTGGTGCGGATCATGCGCCGCACGGTGGATCTGTTGGCACAGGTTCCCTACTGCGAAGCGATCAGTGAGCAGCTACGCGGCCATGCCCGTCAGGCCCTCAAGGCGATCAACCGTTTTCCTGTTGCTGAAGCTGACGATCTGCAGAAGGCTGCCGCAGCGGAGTCAGAGGGTCTCAATCCCGCTACGGAACGGGCCGCCTGA
- a CDS encoding aminotransferase class I/II-fold pyridoxal phosphate-dependent enzyme — translation MSTPPARRRQLRTWSPAGKQELVQAVTAGSACGPELFDLASNDYLSLCRHPSLIAAAEAQLRCSGVGAGGSRLVSGSRPVHDQLESELAQWLGRDKVLLFPSGFQANLAAVKALANRHTTVVADRLIHHSLLVGVQASGARLRRFVHNDLESLERLMLRCRSEHPDAHLLVITESLFSMEGTSPRVHELATLCERHNASLLLDEAHALGVLGEGGRGLGFGERRVTMLSGTFGKAFGSGGAFLACNGELGEQLLQESGAFRYTTALAPPLAAAALAALELMRNNPDWGQTLVQRSNTWRDRLVEAGWARPTGGGPIVPLLVGEDQRCLNLQRHLELSGLFTAAIRPPTVPEGSARLRLVLHRLLPDETLESLLRALSDGRVS, via the coding sequence ATGAGCACTCCTCCGGCCCGTCGCCGTCAGCTGCGCACCTGGTCGCCTGCCGGGAAGCAGGAGCTTGTCCAGGCCGTCACCGCTGGTTCGGCATGTGGCCCGGAGCTGTTTGACCTGGCGAGCAACGATTATCTGAGCCTCTGCCGGCATCCTTCCCTGATCGCCGCGGCCGAGGCGCAATTGCGATGCAGCGGCGTGGGAGCAGGCGGCTCACGGCTGGTGAGCGGCAGCCGCCCTGTGCATGACCAATTGGAGTCAGAGCTGGCGCAATGGCTCGGCCGCGACAAAGTGTTGCTGTTCCCAAGCGGGTTTCAGGCCAATCTTGCGGCGGTTAAAGCCCTGGCGAACAGGCACACCACCGTTGTCGCGGATCGGCTGATTCATCACTCATTGCTGGTGGGCGTGCAAGCCAGCGGTGCCCGACTCCGGCGTTTTGTCCACAACGATCTTGAATCGCTGGAGCGTCTGATGCTGCGCTGTCGCAGCGAGCATCCAGACGCGCACCTGCTGGTGATCACTGAAAGCCTGTTCAGCATGGAAGGCACCAGTCCAAGGGTGCATGAGCTGGCAACACTCTGCGAGCGCCATAACGCGAGCCTGCTCCTGGATGAGGCCCATGCCCTCGGTGTACTTGGCGAAGGAGGCCGTGGCCTCGGCTTTGGAGAACGGAGAGTGACGATGCTCAGCGGCACCTTCGGCAAGGCTTTCGGCAGCGGCGGAGCCTTCCTGGCCTGCAATGGCGAGCTTGGAGAGCAATTGCTTCAGGAAAGCGGAGCCTTCCGATACACAACTGCACTGGCACCACCCCTGGCTGCTGCAGCTCTTGCCGCTCTGGAGCTGATGCGGAACAACCCCGACTGGGGCCAGACACTGGTTCAACGCAGCAACACCTGGCGTGACCGCCTCGTCGAAGCAGGCTGGGCGCGACCGACAGGTGGCGGGCCGATCGTGCCACTGCTCGTTGGAGAGGATCAGCGATGTCTGAATTTGCAACGCCATCTCGAACTCTCGGGCCTTTTCACCGCTGCAATCCGCCCACCCACCGTTCCGGAAGGCAGTGCCCGGCTACGTCTGGTTCTGCATCGCCTCCTTCCCGATGAGACATTGGAATCACTGCTGAGGGCCCTGTCAGATGGCCGCGTTTCCTGA
- a CDS encoding DUF4278 domain-containing protein has product MTTTQRTYRGIPYNPAQHERLSPARVDHTYRGQHYDAPLCHAAAAESTVELHYRGSVYQHRREQAKKPLNS; this is encoded by the coding sequence ATGACCACGACACAACGCACCTATCGCGGCATCCCCTACAACCCGGCGCAGCATGAGCGCCTAAGCCCAGCCAGGGTTGATCACACCTATCGCGGTCAGCACTACGACGCGCCTCTTTGCCATGCAGCGGCGGCTGAGTCAACCGTGGAACTCCATTACCGCGGCAGCGTTTATCAGCACCGCCGCGAGCAGGCCAAGAAGCCACTCAACTCCTGA
- the purB gene encoding adenylosuccinate lyase yields the protein MIERYTLPEMGAIWTDQAKYQSWLDVEVAACEANCSLGRVPNEAMEDIRSKSAFEPARILEIEAEVRHDVIAFLTNVNEHVGDAGRYIHVGMTSSDVLDTGLALQLKASVVLLRKELSALDAAITKLASEHKSTVMIGRSHAIHGEPITFGFKLAGWLAETRRNAERLERLERDVAVGQVSGAMGTYANTDPEVERLTCDRLGLTPDTASTQVISRDRHADYVQTLALIGASLDRFSTEIRNLQRTDVLEVEESFAKGQKGSSAMPHKRNPIRSERISGLARVLRSYVVAALENVALWHERDISHSSTERMMLPDCSVTLHFMLREMTAVVAGLGVYPGNMLRNMNVYGGVVFSQRVLLGLVDAGMSREDAYRVVQRNAHSAWNNDGGDFRRNLEADPEVTAKLSPQQLDDCFSTDLHQANLGVIWERLGL from the coding sequence TTGATCGAGCGCTACACCTTGCCCGAAATGGGCGCGATCTGGACCGATCAGGCCAAGTACCAGAGCTGGCTTGATGTTGAAGTGGCTGCCTGTGAGGCCAACTGCAGCCTGGGACGCGTTCCCAACGAAGCCATGGAGGACATCCGCAGCAAGTCGGCTTTTGAGCCAGCACGGATCCTCGAAATCGAAGCGGAAGTGCGTCACGACGTGATCGCCTTTCTCACCAACGTCAACGAGCACGTCGGCGATGCAGGTCGCTACATCCACGTAGGGATGACCAGCAGCGATGTGCTGGACACCGGTTTGGCCTTGCAGCTCAAGGCTTCCGTCGTTCTGCTGAGGAAGGAACTCAGCGCTCTTGACGCGGCCATCACCAAACTGGCGTCTGAACACAAGTCCACCGTGATGATCGGTCGTTCCCATGCCATTCATGGTGAACCGATCACATTTGGCTTCAAGTTGGCTGGCTGGCTGGCCGAGACCCGCCGCAATGCCGAGCGACTCGAACGGCTGGAGCGGGATGTGGCCGTGGGTCAGGTGAGCGGAGCCATGGGCACCTATGCCAACACTGACCCAGAGGTGGAACGTCTCACCTGCGATCGGCTGGGCCTCACCCCCGATACCGCGAGCACCCAGGTGATCTCTCGCGATCGACATGCGGATTATGTCCAGACCCTGGCACTGATCGGCGCCTCACTGGATCGCTTTTCCACTGAAATCCGCAACCTTCAGCGGACGGACGTGCTCGAGGTGGAAGAGAGCTTTGCCAAAGGTCAGAAAGGCAGCTCGGCCATGCCGCACAAACGCAACCCCATTCGCAGTGAACGCATCAGCGGTCTGGCCAGAGTGCTGCGCAGCTATGTCGTCGCCGCATTGGAGAATGTGGCGCTCTGGCATGAGCGGGATATCAGCCACAGCTCAACCGAGCGAATGATGCTCCCCGACTGCTCGGTGACACTGCATTTCATGCTGCGGGAGATGACAGCTGTGGTGGCAGGTCTAGGGGTGTACCCAGGAAACATGCTCCGCAATATGAACGTGTACGGCGGCGTGGTGTTCAGCCAGCGGGTGCTGCTCGGGCTGGTGGATGCAGGTATGAGCAGGGAAGATGCCTATCGAGTGGTGCAGCGCAATGCTCACAGCGCCTGGAATAACGATGGGGGGGATTTCCGCCGCAACCTTGAAGCTGACCCCGAAGTCACAGCCAAGCTGAGCCCCCAGCAACTAGACGATTGCTTCAGCACCGATCTACACCAGGCAAATCTGGGGGTGATCTGGGAACGCCTGGGGCTTTGA
- a CDS encoding adenylosuccinate lyase: MFWTPYADWIYVVVSVSGMLLIIVLVLRPGAGPRS, translated from the coding sequence ATGTTCTGGACCCCCTATGCAGACTGGATTTACGTGGTCGTCAGCGTCAGCGGCATGCTGCTGATCATTGTCCTCGTGCTCAGACCCGGAGCGGGTCCACGTTCTTAA
- a CDS encoding methyltransferase, producing the protein MAPIDNWGDKVLSRFDQSAQNYNASATLQHAVAGQLANHCRQQAVPRGLWVDLGSGTGHLAEALEARHPGQRVLRVDGSEAMLRQQPLSSTTQQWDLRGPLPRWPEAPSLLASSFCLHWLPTPGEVIRHWLHQLAPGGWLAVALPVKGCFPQWHRAAETTGIPCTALAFPEMEALLRWVRADQIRMREDMHCNAVAPTLPKLLKPLRKVGADCSTQPSLPVRDWRTLQQAWPDHDGAGQLRLTWVIQLLLIQR; encoded by the coding sequence ATGGCCCCCATCGACAACTGGGGCGACAAAGTCCTCAGCCGTTTCGATCAGTCGGCGCAGAACTACAACGCCTCAGCAACGCTGCAGCATGCTGTGGCCGGTCAGCTGGCGAACCATTGCAGACAACAGGCCGTCCCCAGAGGACTGTGGGTCGACCTCGGCAGCGGCACCGGACACCTGGCTGAGGCGCTGGAAGCCCGGCACCCAGGGCAACGTGTGCTGCGTGTGGACGGCAGCGAGGCCATGCTTCGCCAACAACCGCTCTCCTCCACAACCCAGCAATGGGATCTGAGAGGACCGTTGCCACGATGGCCTGAGGCTCCCAGTCTGCTGGCATCAAGCTTCTGTCTGCACTGGTTACCGACACCCGGTGAGGTGATCCGGCATTGGCTGCATCAGCTGGCTCCGGGGGGATGGTTGGCGGTAGCACTGCCGGTCAAAGGTTGCTTCCCTCAGTGGCATCGGGCCGCGGAAACCACCGGCATCCCCTGCACAGCTCTTGCCTTCCCAGAGATGGAAGCCTTGCTCCGATGGGTCAGGGCGGATCAGATCAGGATGCGGGAAGACATGCACTGCAATGCTGTAGCTCCAACCCTGCCCAAGCTGCTGAAACCGCTGCGCAAGGTTGGAGCGGACTGCAGCACGCAGCCGTCGCTGCCGGTTCGAGACTGGCGCACACTGCAGCAGGCCTGGCCCGATCATGATGGTGCGGGACAGCTCAGACTCACCTGGGTGATCCAGTTGCTGCTGATCCAACGATGA
- a CDS encoding TlyA family RNA methyltransferase translates to MARKRRLDLHLLTLGLASSRQQAQRLIRAGKVRDVHGQRLEKPGQEVAEESLVQVEQPPRFVSRGGDKLLGALQVFPVEVNGRVCLDGGISTGGFTDCLLQHGASRVYGIDVGYGQTAWSLRTDERVVLRERTNLRRLTAEELYGEADQRPTLAVADVSFISLSLVLPALRGLMITEGLDAKDCEAIVLVKPQFEVGRQRVGKGGVVRDPAAHIDAITDVIEAAQPLGWKPSGLVASPLTGPAGNHEYLLWLTSYIDHEVDTPMIENVVSATLGE, encoded by the coding sequence ATGGCTCGTAAACGCCGACTGGATCTGCATCTGCTCACTTTGGGCCTGGCTTCATCACGCCAGCAGGCCCAGCGATTGATTCGTGCCGGCAAGGTTCGTGATGTTCATGGACAGCGTCTTGAGAAGCCCGGCCAGGAAGTGGCGGAAGAGTCGCTGGTTCAGGTGGAGCAACCGCCGCGATTCGTTTCAAGGGGTGGAGACAAGTTGTTGGGCGCTTTGCAGGTCTTCCCCGTTGAGGTGAACGGACGCGTCTGTCTCGATGGTGGAATCTCAACTGGTGGTTTTACCGATTGCTTGCTGCAGCACGGCGCTAGCCGTGTCTATGGCATTGATGTCGGTTACGGCCAGACCGCCTGGAGCCTGCGCACCGATGAGCGGGTGGTCTTGCGTGAACGGACCAACTTGAGGCGTCTGACAGCCGAGGAGTTGTATGGGGAAGCCGATCAACGCCCGACACTGGCCGTGGCCGATGTGTCGTTCATCTCTCTCTCGTTAGTCCTTCCAGCTCTGCGTGGTCTGATGATCACTGAGGGTCTTGATGCCAAGGACTGCGAGGCCATCGTGTTGGTGAAACCTCAGTTTGAGGTTGGACGGCAGAGGGTCGGTAAAGGCGGTGTGGTGCGTGACCCAGCGGCCCACATTGATGCCATTACTGACGTGATCGAAGCAGCTCAGCCGCTTGGCTGGAAGCCATCGGGGCTGGTGGCTTCTCCCCTGACCGGACCAGCCGGTAACCATGAATATCTGCTGTGGTTGACCTCGTACATCGACCACGAGGTCGACACTCCAATGATTGAGAATGTGGTCTCAGCAACCTTGGGTGAGTGA
- a CDS encoding P-II family nitrogen regulator, giving the protein MKKVEAIIRPFKLEDVKLALVNAGIVGMTVSEVRGFGRQKGQVERYRGSEFTVEFLQKLKIEVVIDDARVDTVVNAIAEAAKTGEIGDGKIFISPVDTVVRIRTGDRDGSAL; this is encoded by the coding sequence ATGAAAAAAGTCGAAGCGATCATCCGCCCTTTCAAGCTTGAAGACGTCAAGCTGGCATTGGTGAATGCGGGAATCGTCGGGATGACCGTGAGCGAAGTCCGTGGTTTCGGCCGCCAGAAAGGGCAGGTTGAGCGTTATCGCGGTTCGGAATTCACAGTGGAATTCCTGCAGAAGCTCAAGATCGAGGTGGTCATCGACGATGCTCGTGTTGACACCGTGGTCAATGCCATTGCCGAAGCCGCGAAGACAGGTGAAATCGGAGACGGCAAGATCTTTATCTCACCGGTTGACACCGTGGTTCGGATTCGTACAGGCGATCGCGACGGATCAGCGCTCTGA
- the fumC gene encoding class II fumarate hydratase: MSEATRIEHDSMGAVEVPAEALWGAQTQRSLKNFDIADDLMPAELIHALARIKQAAASVNARLGVISESDCAAIATAASAIADGQHDDQFPLRVWQTGSGTQTNMNVNEVISNLAAQAAGEPLGSHRPVHPNDHVNRSQSTNDAFPAAIHVAAAAGVEHRLLPELDRLIDVFAAKTELWKDLVKIGRTHLQDAVPLTLGQEASAWRDQIAAARARVACSLAEVYPLPLGGTAVGTGLNAPDGFAEQAAQELAQLTGLAFSSAPNKFAVMASHDGLVHTMAQLRLLAGSLLKIANDIRLLACGPRAGLAELHLPENEPGSSIMPGKVNPTQCEAMAMVCTQVIGLDAAVAMAGAGGHLQMNVYKPLIGFNLLRSITLLTDSCRCFRVAMVEGIEPNRARIQRDVEQSLMLVTPLAPMIGYDKASSIAKYAHEQGLSLRDAALDLGYVSAEDFDRIVDPADMARQQG, from the coding sequence ATGTCAGAAGCGACCAGGATCGAACACGACAGCATGGGGGCCGTGGAAGTCCCCGCAGAGGCTCTCTGGGGAGCGCAAACACAACGGTCTCTGAAGAACTTCGACATTGCGGACGACCTCATGCCTGCGGAGCTGATTCATGCCCTCGCCCGCATCAAACAGGCCGCAGCAAGCGTGAATGCCCGCCTCGGCGTCATCAGTGAGAGCGACTGTGCCGCCATCGCGACGGCGGCTTCAGCAATTGCAGACGGTCAGCATGATGATCAGTTCCCCTTGCGCGTCTGGCAAACCGGCAGCGGCACACAGACGAATATGAACGTCAATGAGGTGATCAGCAACCTGGCGGCTCAGGCTGCGGGTGAGCCGCTTGGCAGCCACCGGCCGGTGCACCCCAATGACCATGTCAACCGTTCCCAATCCACAAACGATGCCTTCCCTGCGGCAATTCACGTGGCAGCCGCCGCAGGTGTCGAACATCGACTGCTTCCTGAACTCGATCGATTGATCGATGTTTTCGCAGCCAAAACCGAGCTCTGGAAAGACCTTGTGAAGATCGGCCGCACCCATCTGCAAGATGCGGTTCCGCTCACCCTTGGACAGGAGGCATCAGCGTGGCGCGACCAGATCGCGGCCGCCCGCGCTCGCGTTGCATGCAGTCTCGCGGAGGTCTATCCATTGCCACTCGGCGGCACCGCGGTGGGAACGGGCCTGAATGCTCCCGATGGTTTCGCCGAACAGGCTGCTCAGGAACTGGCGCAACTCACAGGACTCGCTTTCAGCTCAGCCCCCAACAAATTTGCTGTGATGGCAAGCCACGACGGGCTAGTCCATACGATGGCACAACTGCGCCTGCTTGCCGGGAGCTTGCTGAAGATCGCCAATGACATCCGCCTTCTGGCCTGTGGTCCGCGCGCAGGACTCGCAGAGTTGCATCTGCCCGAGAACGAGCCGGGAAGTTCAATCATGCCGGGCAAAGTGAACCCAACCCAGTGCGAAGCGATGGCCATGGTTTGCACTCAGGTGATCGGCCTGGATGCTGCAGTGGCGATGGCCGGAGCTGGCGGCCACCTACAGATGAATGTCTACAAGCCGCTGATCGGCTTCAATCTGCTTCGCTCGATCACCCTGCTCACGGATTCCTGCCGCTGCTTCCGTGTGGCCATGGTCGAGGGAATCGAACCGAACAGGGCCAGGATTCAGCGTGATGTTGAGCAGTCCCTCATGCTGGTGACACCTCTGGCTCCGATGATCGGGTACGACAAGGCCAGTTCAATTGCGAAATACGCCCATGAGCAGGGTCTGAGCTTGCGCGATGCGGCTCTGGACCTTGGCTATGTCAGCGCTGAGGACTTCGACCGCATCGTCGATCCCGCTGACATGGCACGTCAGCAGGGCTGA
- a CDS encoding alpha/beta hydrolase: MKQVIAMHGWSSDSTAWAAWERHFSHRGWLWQSGERGYGNRRSCNPNWAEPASGGTNPCKARQRRVVIAHSLGPHLLEPSVLNQATDVVLLASFGRFVPQGPEGRALRTGLRGMQNAIGSPGEAKMLRTFLKRAAQPADVCGLPPGPEQHGLSQRGRDCLKDDLERLIKTSGLPTGLPKTARVLVVDGMDDAIVAPAASREHLLALTSHLQKAPEQWQLQDVGHALLVPDLLVRVQQWLDHNSRAN; the protein is encoded by the coding sequence ATGAAACAGGTCATCGCCATGCATGGCTGGAGCAGCGACAGCACAGCTTGGGCTGCATGGGAGCGTCATTTCAGCCATCGCGGCTGGCTCTGGCAAAGCGGCGAACGCGGCTACGGCAACAGGCGATCTTGCAATCCAAACTGGGCAGAGCCAGCCAGCGGCGGCACAAACCCATGCAAGGCCAGGCAGCGCAGGGTCGTGATCGCCCATTCCCTCGGCCCCCATCTGCTGGAACCCTCTGTGCTGAACCAGGCCACGGATGTGGTGCTGCTCGCCAGCTTCGGGCGATTCGTTCCGCAGGGACCGGAGGGGAGGGCGTTGCGCACTGGCCTTCGGGGCATGCAGAACGCGATCGGCAGTCCCGGTGAGGCCAAGATGCTCAGAACCTTCCTGAAACGCGCAGCGCAACCCGCTGATGTGTGCGGTCTGCCACCTGGACCGGAACAGCACGGACTCTCCCAGCGTGGGAGGGACTGTCTAAAAGATGATCTTGAGCGCCTGATCAAAACCTCGGGCCTGCCAACGGGCCTGCCAAAAACCGCCCGTGTGCTGGTGGTGGATGGGATGGATGATGCGATCGTTGCACCGGCAGCAAGCCGTGAACACCTTTTAGCCCTCACGAGCCACCTGCAGAAAGCGCCCGAGCAATGGCAGCTCCAGGATGTCGGTCACGCACTGCTGGTCCCGGATCTGCTCGTGCGGGTCCAGCAGTGGCTGGATCACAACAGTCGAGCAAACTGA